The Candidatus Woesearchaeota archaeon sequence TTGCCGCAGCAATCGAGTATCTGAAAAAAATTGGCATGGAAAACATCGAGGCGCATGAAAAAGAACTCTTGAAATACACACTGGAAAAAATAAAAAAAGTAGAGAACATCACCATCTACAACGCAGGCATCGAAAACAGCAGCGGCATCCTCTCGTTCAACTTCAAGAATATCCATGCGCACGACGTCGCCGCGGTATTGAGCGATGAGGGCATCTGCATTCGCGGCGGCCACCATTGTGCCATGCCGCTGATGAACAAGCTCGGCATTGCAGGCACTGCCCGCGCAAGCTTTTATTTGTACAACACGACGAAAGACATCGATAGGTTTATTAATGCACTTAAAAAAATACAAAAACTATTCAGGTGAAACCATGAGAAAAACAGATCATCCAATTGATGAATTATTTGTGAAGCGCTGGTCGCCCCGCGCCATGAGTAATGAACCAGTGAGCAAAGAAGAACTAATGACACTGTTTGAAGCAGCGCGTTGGGCGCCATCATCGTACAACAACCAGCCGTGGCGATTTGTGTATGCGCTGAAAAACACGCCGCACTGGGACACGCTGTTTAACCTGCTGGTTGACTTCAACAAGGGCTGGTGCAAAAATGCTGGCGCGCTCGTCGTCATTATTTCAAAAAAAACATTTGACCACAATGGAAAGCCAGCACGCACCCACAGCTTTGATACCGGCGCTGCGTGGGAAAACCTTTCATTGCAGGGCACGCTAAAAGGGCTTGCAGTACACGGAATGGAAGGATTTGATTACGACAAGGCACACAAAGAATTGAAGATTCCAGATGACCACACTATTGAAGCGATGTTTGCAGTTGGTAAACACGGCAGAAAAGAAGATCTTGCTCCTGAAATGCAGAAGGGGGAAGCACCGAATGACCGCAAGAAAGTGACTGAATTCATTTTTGAAGGAACAATGTGAATGACTATGGAAGCAACACTCGCACGAGAACTGTAT is a genomic window containing:
- a CDS encoding nitroreductase family protein, with amino-acid sequence MRKTDHPIDELFVKRWSPRAMSNEPVSKEELMTLFEAARWAPSSYNNQPWRFVYALKNTPHWDTLFNLLVDFNKGWCKNAGALVVIISKKTFDHNGKPARTHSFDTGAAWENLSLQGTLKGLAVHGMEGFDYDKAHKELKIPDDHTIEAMFAVGKHGRKEDLAPEMQKGEAPNDRKKVTEFIFEGTM